The following are encoded in a window of Gemmatimonadota bacterium genomic DNA:
- a CDS encoding thymidine kinase: MSVGSFQLNGGWIEVIAGVMFSGKSEELMRRVRRSMIARKRVQVFKSHLDDRYGGVMQVGSHDGRAIEATPVDSSEQIRLRLDPQAQVIAIDEAQFLDAGIVAIANDLADRGRRVIVAGTDIDFRGEPFGPMPQLMCVAEIVDKLHAICVMCGSPATRNQRLIDGKPAAYDSPIVMVGGAESYEARCRNCHKVPPASGDTQERLL, translated from the coding sequence ATGAGTGTCGGCTCGTTTCAGCTGAACGGCGGCTGGATCGAGGTGATCGCCGGCGTCATGTTCAGCGGGAAGAGTGAGGAACTAATGCGCCGCGTGCGGCGGTCGATGATCGCCCGCAAGCGGGTGCAGGTGTTCAAGTCGCATCTCGACGACCGGTACGGCGGCGTGATGCAGGTGGGGTCGCACGATGGCCGAGCCATCGAGGCGACCCCTGTGGATTCGTCGGAGCAGATTCGGCTCCGACTGGATCCGCAGGCGCAGGTCATCGCGATTGATGAAGCGCAGTTCTTGGACGCAGGCATTGTCGCCATTGCCAACGACCTCGCCGACCGTGGCCGCCGCGTGATTGTGGCGGGCACGGACATCGACTTTCGCGGCGAGCCGTTTGGCCCGATGCCGCAGTTGATGTGCGTGGCGGAGATCGTCGACAAACTGCACGCGATTTGCGTGATGTGCGGTTCGCCGGCGACGCGCAACCAGCGGCTGATTGACGGCAAACCAGCCGCCTACGATTCGCCGATCGTGATGGTGGGCGGAGCCGAGTCATACGAAGCGCGCTGCCGGAACTGCCACAAGGTACCGCCCGCCTCTGGAGACACGCAGGAACGGCTGCTCTAA
- a CDS encoding prepilin-type N-terminal cleavage/methylation domain-containing protein has translation MAPRPRAGFTLIEMMMAILLTMLVFAVTIPFFRMQTNAVDTGAGRLDAMQNARFAQNAIDRELRLAGGVTGQPVIVQADKFAVTFNVDLVSRVLNDPNSTYYDPSADSLATDSWAPARKKALPVVSKQYPIQYYNDGSGVQSPAETISYFVGVDPTAGRSDLFILYRRVNDRDSTVVARNIWIPTDTNYFFRYYRTDTVGVISMIAMNTLPKYWDDATHILDSVRVVEMRIAGLYRDVKKAKDVIRTVYHKTRLYNAGMLRLSTCGAAPLGPQATTAVRDTSVTGVTTDIHVTFTNSLEETAGELDVATYLIMRRLSSGTDWEVLGNMVANGSTSYTFLDTSFKTGSWVYGVVAQDCSPTNSTVTAATAVTIP, from the coding sequence ATGGCCCCCCGCCCGCGCGCCGGATTCACCCTCATCGAAATGATGATGGCGATTCTGCTGACGATGCTCGTCTTTGCCGTCACCATTCCGTTCTTCCGCATGCAGACGAATGCGGTGGATACGGGCGCCGGGCGTTTGGATGCCATGCAAAACGCGCGTTTTGCACAGAATGCCATTGACCGTGAGTTGCGTCTCGCCGGCGGCGTGACAGGGCAACCCGTCATCGTGCAGGCCGACAAGTTCGCCGTCACGTTTAACGTCGATCTCGTGTCGCGGGTGCTCAACGACCCGAACTCCACGTACTACGATCCGAGCGCCGACTCCCTGGCGACGGACAGCTGGGCGCCTGCGCGCAAGAAGGCGCTGCCGGTCGTTTCCAAACAGTACCCGATCCAGTACTACAACGACGGCAGCGGCGTGCAAAGTCCGGCCGAGACGATTTCGTATTTCGTTGGCGTCGATCCGACCGCGGGTCGCTCCGATCTGTTTATCCTCTACCGCCGCGTCAATGATCGCGACAGCACGGTGGTTGCGCGCAATATCTGGATCCCCACCGATACGAACTATTTCTTCCGCTACTATCGCACCGACACCGTGGGCGTGATCTCGATGATCGCGATGAATACGCTGCCGAAGTATTGGGACGACGCCACGCACATTCTTGACTCGGTACGCGTGGTGGAAATGCGCATCGCGGGGCTCTACCGCGACGTCAAGAAGGCCAAGGACGTGATCCGCACGGTCTATCACAAGACGCGACTGTACAACGCGGGCATGCTGCGCCTGTCAACCTGCGGTGCGGCGCCGCTCGGGCCGCAAGCCACGACCGCCGTGCGCGATACCAGCGTGACGGGCGTGACAACCGACATCCACGTCACGTTTACGAACTCGCTCGAGGAAACGGCCGGTGAGCTGGACGTCGCCACCTATCTGATTATGCGACGGCTCAGCTCCGGCACCGACTGGGAAGTGCTTGGTAATATGGTCGCCAACGGTAGCACGTCGTACACCTTCCTCGACACGAGCTTCAAGACCGGGTCATGGGTGTACGGCGTCGTGGCGCAGGACTGCTCACCGACGAACTCGACGGTCACGGCGGCTACCGCCGTGACTATTCCATAG
- a CDS encoding prepilin-type N-terminal cleavage/methylation domain-containing protein — protein sequence MTRVRSGRAMRSVRRGMTLIEVILAIVIMSGAMLGLANFSRIFQHNTSTNIVTTLASDLATQKIEEIKGYRVYATLVSTYHATSTTYATDPTYKGFTVTVAAVRCSGCPTATNDYVTVTVSVTGNGMASTVKKTTVIAAF from the coding sequence ATGACCCGTGTCCGCAGCGGTCGCGCGATGCGCTCCGTGCGTCGCGGCATGACGCTCATCGAGGTCATTCTCGCCATTGTCATCATGAGTGGCGCGATGCTTGGGTTGGCAAACTTCAGTCGCATCTTCCAGCACAACACGTCCACCAATATCGTGACGACGTTGGCCAGTGATTTGGCCACGCAGAAAATCGAGGAGATCAAAGGGTACCGCGTATATGCCACCTTGGTCTCGACGTACCATGCCACCTCCACCACCTACGCCACCGATCCCACCTACAAGGGATTTACGGTCACGGTGGCCGCGGTTCGCTGTTCGGGATGTCCGACCGCAACCAACGACTACGTCACGGTCACCGTGAGTGTGACGGGAAACGGCATGGCGTCCACGGTCAAGAAAACCACGGTCATCGCCGCATTTTAG
- a CDS encoding prepilin-type N-terminal cleavage/methylation domain-containing protein: protein MSTGTGRGTRRRSGFTIIELLMVVAVISIVAGWALPKFSIARYRADAAGRLVRLVLQTAQRNAITRQSNVIISFDMTYNRMRVVQDYNNNDTLNTTDQVMFKPLEEGAKYVTPTWAGVSGAVPTAAVSGPALRTVSSMTSVIFRRDGSASSDLEVYVTTRDAVRVEYRGIQLSSSTGKVDLFKWNGSTWIRMNQ from the coding sequence ATGTCGACAGGGACGGGTCGCGGGACCAGACGGCGCAGCGGTTTCACCATCATCGAACTGTTGATGGTGGTGGCGGTCATTTCGATTGTCGCCGGCTGGGCGCTCCCCAAGTTCAGCATCGCGCGCTACCGCGCCGATGCGGCGGGACGCCTCGTGCGGCTGGTGCTGCAGACTGCCCAACGCAACGCCATCACGCGTCAATCGAACGTGATCATCAGTTTTGATATGACGTACAACCGGATGCGCGTGGTGCAGGACTACAACAACAACGACACGCTGAACACGACCGATCAGGTGATGTTCAAGCCGTTGGAAGAAGGGGCCAAGTACGTCACGCCGACGTGGGCCGGGGTGTCTGGGGCGGTGCCGACCGCCGCGGTTTCTGGGCCGGCGCTGCGGACGGTGTCGAGCATGACCAGCGTCATATTCCGTCGCGACGGGTCGGCGAGTAGTGACCTTGAGGTGTATGTCACGACGCGCGACGCCGTGCGGGTGGAGTACCGCGGGATTCAGCTGAGTTCGTCGACCGGGAAGGTGGATCTCTTCAAATGGAACGGCTCCACGTGGATCCGGATGAATCAATGA
- a CDS encoding helix-turn-helix domain-containing protein, with protein MGIVATLLPEDRCLQRVVHAVHGQHTVIPCKTWTEVFEASEDEAVHLAVVDLFADGKADFEHVRQLKLRFARITLVAYVSYAPGRSRDLFDAGRAGFDGLLIVDQDDTPASLRQVIEQAEARGVAGLIRHRLGDVHPLTRDAVLVSVTRAHMRITSHRLADILATSRRSLVARLDKDGFPPPQKLISWGRLIVAAQMLEDRNRSADGIARALDFPSGSAFRNTCQRYLGATPQEIRAKGGAGFVVDCFLKAVGRSG; from the coding sequence ATGGGCATTGTCGCCACACTGCTACCTGAAGATCGCTGCCTGCAACGCGTCGTGCACGCGGTGCATGGGCAGCATACCGTCATACCGTGCAAGACCTGGACCGAGGTGTTCGAGGCCAGTGAAGACGAGGCGGTTCACCTTGCCGTCGTCGATCTCTTTGCCGACGGTAAAGCCGACTTCGAACATGTCCGCCAGCTCAAACTGCGCTTTGCCCGCATCACACTCGTGGCGTACGTGTCCTACGCACCGGGGCGCTCACGTGACCTGTTTGACGCGGGGCGCGCCGGATTCGACGGCCTGCTGATCGTCGATCAGGACGATACCCCGGCCAGCCTGCGACAAGTCATTGAGCAAGCCGAAGCCCGCGGCGTGGCTGGGCTCATCCGTCATCGCCTTGGCGACGTGCATCCGCTCACGCGCGACGCCGTGCTCGTGTCGGTGACGCGCGCCCATATGCGCATCACCTCGCATCGACTCGCGGATATTCTCGCGACCTCGCGCCGCTCGCTCGTCGCACGACTCGACAAAGACGGATTCCCCCCTCCGCAAAAGCTCATCAGTTGGGGCCGCCTGATCGTGGCGGCGCAGATGCTCGAGGATCGCAACCGGAGCGCCGACGGCATTGCGCGCGCGCTCGACTTTCCCTCGGGCAGTGCGTTCCGCAACACCTGCCAGCGTTACCTCGGCGCCACACCGCAGGAAATTCGCGCCAAAGGCGGCGCCGGATTTGTGGTGGATTGCTTCCTGAAGGCGGTCGGCCGCTCGGGCTGA
- a CDS encoding type II secretion system protein yields the protein MRFLQQFPALPMRPRMPNRPGFTMIEMAIVAGVIALLAAIALPNINFRGFEMDANTRNLQNQILASQTISVQNNKYVLLTFVYCNSQFRIVVDSNKSKGFDTREKRYWKTLSEGAQFVTPPSTIDGDSPYYVTGPGIIGYNNVAATNGKTCNNSPSVWLYPTGSTSGDVVVYLGPASKNPRKQDYRAIQMYGATGKIHVWRMQTNGAWKQSDMQ from the coding sequence ATGCGATTCCTCCAACAGTTTCCCGCCCTGCCGATGCGCCCTCGGATGCCAAACCGCCCCGGCTTCACGATGATCGAGATGGCGATTGTCGCCGGCGTGATCGCACTGCTGGCGGCCATCGCGTTGCCGAACATCAATTTTCGCGGCTTTGAGATGGACGCAAACACGCGAAACCTGCAGAATCAGATTCTGGCGTCGCAAACCATCTCGGTGCAGAACAACAAGTACGTGTTGCTGACGTTCGTGTATTGCAACAGCCAGTTCCGCATTGTCGTGGACAGCAACAAGAGCAAAGGCTTCGACACCAGAGAGAAGCGGTACTGGAAGACGTTGTCCGAAGGGGCGCAATTCGTGACTCCGCCGAGCACCATTGATGGCGACTCGCCCTATTACGTGACGGGGCCGGGAATCATCGGCTACAACAATGTGGCGGCCACGAATGGCAAGACCTGCAATAACTCACCGTCGGTGTGGCTCTACCCTACCGGATCGACGAGTGGCGACGTGGTGGTGTACCTCGGCCCCGCCTCAAAGAACCCGCGCAAGCAGGACTACCGCGCCATCCAGATGTACGGCGCAACCGGGAAGATTCACGTGTGGCGCATGCAAACCAACGGGGCGTGGAAACAGTCCGATATGCAGTGA
- the coaE gene encoding dephospho-CoA kinase (Dephospho-CoA kinase (CoaE) performs the final step in coenzyme A biosynthesis.), with the protein MHLVGLTGNIASGKSTVAALLAASGVPIIDADLLAREAVAPGSPALRAIVDRWGPSICAPDGTLDRATLRQRVFSDPPELEALNAIVHPEVGRLRDERIAELRARGVKVAVCDVPLLFEAGLTDTVDTILLVDAPRDLRLDRLVRDRGLDPADAMAMIAAQMPAELKRSRADVVIENDGTPEQLAERVATAWKTLAQASQSP; encoded by the coding sequence ATGCACCTTGTCGGCTTGACCGGAAATATCGCCAGCGGAAAGTCCACCGTCGCCGCATTGCTCGCGGCGTCTGGGGTGCCGATCATCGACGCCGACCTCCTCGCGCGGGAGGCGGTCGCACCGGGCTCGCCCGCCCTTCGCGCGATTGTCGATCGGTGGGGCCCGTCAATCTGCGCCCCCGATGGCACCCTCGACCGTGCCACCCTCCGCCAGCGCGTTTTTTCCGACCCCCCAGAGCTCGAGGCGCTCAACGCCATCGTGCACCCCGAAGTGGGGCGGCTGCGCGACGAGCGGATCGCCGAGCTGCGGGCGCGGGGCGTTAAGGTGGCCGTCTGCGATGTGCCGCTCTTGTTTGAGGCGGGGCTCACCGACACGGTCGACACCATCCTGCTGGTAGACGCACCGCGCGACCTGCGCCTCGACCGCCTCGTGCGCGACCGCGGCCTCGACCCCGCCGACGCTATGGCGATGATCGCCGCGCAGATGCCCGCCGAACTCAAGCGGAGCCGAGCCGACGTTGTGATCGAAAACGATGGCACCCCGGAGCAGCTCGCCGAACGTGTGGCCACCGCGTGGAAAACACTGGCGCAAGCGTCACAGTCGCCTTGA
- the gcvH gene encoding glycine cleavage system protein GcvH produces MSSIPADCRYTSDHEYVKPTADATIVAVGITDYAQGELGDIVYLELPKPGAKFDAHATFGTVEAVKAVSELFSPLAGEVVEVNPRLEAEPALVNSDPYGDGWMIKLRVSAADVAALLDAAAYEKLLGGK; encoded by the coding sequence ATGTCCTCCATACCCGCCGACTGCCGCTACACCAGCGACCACGAATACGTAAAGCCGACCGCCGACGCCACCATCGTCGCCGTGGGCATCACGGACTACGCTCAGGGTGAGCTGGGCGATATCGTCTACCTCGAACTCCCGAAGCCCGGCGCCAAGTTTGACGCGCACGCCACCTTCGGCACCGTTGAGGCCGTCAAGGCCGTCAGCGAGTTGTTCTCACCCCTCGCCGGCGAAGTGGTGGAAGTGAACCCGCGTCTCGAAGCCGAGCCCGCGCTGGTCAACTCCGACCCTTACGGGGACGGCTGGATGATCAAGCTGCGCGTCTCGGCGGCCGACGTTGCGGCGCTGCTGGACGCAGCGGCGTACGAGAAGCTGCTCGGCGGGAAGTAG
- the gcvP gene encoding aminomethyl-transferring glycine dehydrogenase: protein MTAHPQPDTFVSRHIGPSDADVTAMLKTLGYASLDALIAATVPANIRFNRALALPAPMSEEDALADFRAMIEPNEVWRSFIGQGYYGTHVPAVIQRNILENPGWYTAYTPYQAEIAQGRLEALLNFQTTVIDLTGLPLSSASLLDEGTAAAEAMQMLHGAKSGRNVFLVADDCHPQTIDVVKARGAARGITVKVESAAAFTLDDSVCGVLIQYPNTFGAVTDYRALCEQVHAAGALVVAATDLLALTVLTPPGEWGADVAIGNAQRFGVPFGFGGPHAAFLTTKDDLKRLMPGRIIGVSRDGNGQPAMRMALGTREQHIRREKATSNICTAQVLLAVMSGMYAVWHGPDGLRRIARRVHHRAESLAAGLRALGHTVKHELFFDTIQVALGNGTTLAKLQAAAEAHRLNLRYFADGTVGVSMGETTSVADLNDLLAVFGGKAAAPADVDARFDERFARTSDFLTHAVFHRNHSETDFQRYVRSLEAKDLSLVHSMIALGSCTMKLNAAAEMLPVTWEKIGGIHPFAPASQAKGYHALFARLEHALAEITGFHAVSLQPNAGSQGEYAGLLVIRQYHLSRGEGHRTICLIPQSAHGTNPASAVMAGMQVVVVKTDPNGNIDVADLKAKAEQHSANLAALMVTYPSTHGVFEEAITEICKTVHQHGGQVYLDGANMNAMVGLCRPGDIGGDVCHLNLHKTFCIPHGGGGPGVGPIGVAKHLAPFLPGHSVVTTGGAQAIGAVSSAPWGSASILPISMMYIMMMGGEGLTLATKIAILNANYVAKRLEPYYPVLYKGANGTIAHECIVDPRSLKAASGIDEQDIAKRLMDYGFHAPTVSFPVAGTLMIEPTESESKPELDRFVEALIAIREEIRDVESGVLPKDDNMLVHAPHTMAHCLGDVWTHAYGRERAAFPLPWVRARKFWPAVGRVDNAFGDRNLVCACPPIEEYAS, encoded by the coding sequence GTGACCGCTCATCCGCAGCCCGATACCTTCGTCTCGCGCCACATCGGCCCGTCCGACGCCGATGTCACCGCGATGCTCAAGACACTCGGCTACGCATCCCTCGACGCTCTCATCGCCGCCACAGTGCCGGCGAACATCCGGTTCAACCGTGCGCTGGCCTTGCCCGCGCCAATGTCCGAAGAAGACGCGCTGGCCGATTTCCGCGCGATGATCGAGCCCAATGAGGTGTGGCGCTCGTTTATTGGGCAGGGCTACTACGGCACGCACGTGCCGGCTGTCATTCAGCGTAATATTCTCGAGAATCCCGGCTGGTACACCGCGTACACGCCCTATCAGGCGGAGATTGCACAGGGTCGGCTCGAAGCGTTGCTGAACTTTCAGACGACGGTCATCGATCTCACCGGATTGCCCCTGTCGAGCGCGTCACTGCTCGATGAAGGCACCGCCGCCGCCGAAGCCATGCAGATGCTGCACGGCGCCAAGAGTGGTCGCAACGTGTTCCTCGTGGCCGATGACTGCCATCCGCAGACCATCGATGTGGTCAAGGCGCGTGGCGCCGCTCGCGGCATCACGGTCAAGGTTGAATCGGCAGCCGCGTTTACGCTCGACGACTCGGTCTGCGGCGTGCTCATTCAGTATCCGAACACTTTCGGCGCCGTCACGGACTACCGCGCGCTGTGCGAGCAGGTGCACGCCGCCGGTGCGCTGGTGGTGGCCGCAACGGATCTGCTGGCGCTGACGGTGCTCACCCCGCCGGGCGAATGGGGCGCGGATGTGGCGATCGGCAATGCCCAGCGCTTTGGCGTGCCCTTTGGCTTTGGCGGTCCGCACGCCGCATTCCTCACGACCAAAGACGACCTCAAGCGCTTGATGCCGGGGCGTATCATCGGCGTTTCGCGTGATGGCAATGGCCAGCCGGCTATGCGCATGGCGCTTGGCACTCGCGAACAGCACATCCGCCGTGAAAAAGCCACGAGCAACATCTGCACGGCGCAAGTACTCCTCGCGGTGATGAGCGGTATGTACGCCGTGTGGCATGGCCCCGATGGGTTGCGTCGCATTGCGCGTCGCGTGCATCATCGCGCCGAGTCGCTGGCCGCTGGCCTGCGCGCGCTCGGCCACACGGTGAAGCATGAGTTGTTCTTCGACACCATCCAGGTGGCCCTCGGCAACGGCACGACGCTCGCCAAGCTGCAGGCCGCTGCCGAGGCGCATCGCCTCAATCTGCGCTACTTCGCCGACGGCACGGTGGGTGTCTCGATGGGTGAGACCACGTCGGTGGCCGATCTCAACGATTTGCTCGCCGTGTTCGGTGGCAAAGCCGCGGCGCCAGCGGATGTGGATGCACGCTTTGACGAACGCTTTGCGCGCACGAGCGACTTCCTCACGCACGCGGTGTTTCATCGCAATCATTCGGAAACGGATTTCCAGCGCTACGTGCGGAGCCTCGAAGCCAAGGACCTGTCGCTCGTCCATTCGATGATCGCGCTGGGGTCATGCACCATGAAGCTCAACGCGGCCGCCGAAATGTTGCCGGTGACGTGGGAGAAGATTGGCGGCATTCATCCGTTCGCACCTGCCTCGCAGGCCAAGGGCTACCACGCGCTGTTCGCGCGCTTGGAGCACGCGCTCGCCGAGATCACCGGATTCCACGCGGTGTCGCTGCAGCCAAATGCCGGCTCACAGGGTGAGTACGCCGGGTTGCTCGTGATTCGGCAGTACCATCTCTCGCGTGGCGAGGGGCATCGCACGATCTGCTTGATTCCGCAGTCGGCGCACGGCACGAACCCAGCGAGTGCGGTGATGGCGGGCATGCAGGTGGTGGTCGTGAAGACCGATCCGAACGGCAACATTGATGTGGCCGACCTCAAGGCCAAGGCCGAACAGCATTCGGCGAATTTGGCGGCGCTGATGGTGACGTACCCATCGACGCACGGTGTGTTCGAGGAAGCGATCACCGAGATATGCAAGACGGTGCACCAGCACGGCGGTCAGGTGTATCTCGACGGCGCCAACATGAACGCGATGGTCGGTCTCTGCCGCCCCGGCGACATCGGCGGTGACGTGTGCCACCTGAACCTGCACAAAACCTTCTGCATTCCGCATGGCGGCGGCGGCCCCGGTGTGGGGCCGATTGGCGTGGCGAAGCATCTCGCGCCATTCCTCCCAGGGCACTCAGTCGTCACGACGGGCGGCGCACAGGCGATTGGTGCCGTGTCGTCCGCGCCGTGGGGCAGCGCGAGCATTCTCCCCATCTCGATGATGTACATCATGATGATGGGCGGCGAGGGACTCACGCTGGCGACGAAGATCGCGATTCTCAATGCGAACTACGTGGCCAAGCGACTCGAGCCCTACTATCCCGTGCTGTATAAGGGCGCCAACGGCACGATCGCGCATGAGTGCATTGTGGATCCGCGCTCGCTCAAGGCGGCCAGCGGCATCGATGAGCAGGACATTGCCAAGCGCCTGATGGACTACGGCTTCCACGCGCCCACGGTCTCGTTCCCGGTGGCGGGCACGCTGATGATCGAGCCGACGGAGAGTGAATCGAAGCCCGAACTCGACCGCTTTGTTGAGGCGCTGATCGCCATTCGCGAGGAGATTCGCGACGTGGAGAGTGGGGTGCTGCCCAAGGACGACAACATGCTCGTGCACGCGCCGCACACGATGGCGCACTGCTTGGGCGACGTATGGACGCACGCCTACGGCCGCGAGCGCGCGGCATTCCCGCTGCCGTGGGTGCGCGCGCGGAAGTTCTGGCCGGCGGTGGGGCGCGTGGACAACGCGTTTGGAGATCGGAACCTGGTGTGTGCGTGCCCGCCGATTGAGGAATACGCGAGCTAA
- a CDS encoding peptide ABC transporter substrate-binding protein — protein MSRVSKPFALFALLCSGAVAASVAACARDQSPAGGTVVIGSASEPDRLLPPFYQTTPQRAASELLFDGLATMGAGLNTVGDAGFEPRLARRWSWAKDSLSIAFELDTRALWHDGTPVRAADVAFAFSVYADSLVGSPRRGDLRNALDSVTVRDSLTAVVWYSHRSAEQFYTVIASLVPLPQHTLGKIPRDSLGASAAARAPVGSGPFVFTSSATGQLDLVANDRYYRGRPALDHLVFTVVNQVTTALAKVYGGDVDFYDNFPPQEVAALATHPDLRLIEQPSFSYNFLQFNLMDGASGRPHPVLGDRATRRALAMALDRRAMAQNVFGAVGVAAIAPVSRAQWSFDSTVTRIPFDVAAAARTLDSLGWTLGADSVRHRGSHTLSFALLVPSVSKSRGSYAVLIQEQLRRVGAKVDVQSVEPGAFQAQMGSHQFDALIGGWGVTPSPTGIAQTWTGAPRSGSFNNAGRYSNPRFTASVDSAITATSMVSAKAHYRAAYETIIADAPAVWLYEAPNLLVASANLVTGPMRADAWWTSVPAWHLRAAAKARATAATKAP, from the coding sequence ATGAGTCGCGTGTCGAAGCCGTTCGCGTTGTTCGCGCTCCTCTGCTCGGGCGCCGTCGCCGCCTCCGTTGCCGCGTGCGCGCGGGACCAATCGCCGGCGGGTGGAACGGTGGTCATTGGAAGCGCGTCAGAGCCCGATCGCCTCCTGCCGCCCTTCTATCAAACCACGCCGCAGCGCGCGGCATCTGAACTGCTCTTCGATGGCCTCGCCACGATGGGCGCTGGGCTGAACACCGTTGGCGATGCGGGCTTTGAGCCGCGCCTCGCACGTCGCTGGAGCTGGGCGAAAGATTCGCTCTCCATCGCCTTCGAGCTCGACACGCGGGCGCTCTGGCACGACGGCACTCCCGTGCGCGCCGCCGACGTGGCCTTTGCGTTCAGTGTGTATGCTGACTCGCTCGTGGGTAGCCCGCGCCGCGGCGATCTGCGCAACGCGCTCGACTCGGTTACGGTACGCGACTCGCTCACGGCGGTCGTTTGGTATTCTCATCGCAGCGCCGAACAGTTTTATACCGTCATCGCATCGCTTGTGCCGCTCCCACAGCACACACTCGGAAAAATTCCGCGCGACTCGCTCGGCGCATCCGCCGCCGCGCGCGCGCCGGTGGGAAGCGGTCCGTTCGTGTTCACGTCGTCCGCGACTGGTCAGCTCGACCTCGTGGCCAACGACCGCTACTACCGCGGCCGCCCCGCACTCGACCACCTCGTGTTCACGGTCGTGAATCAGGTGACCACCGCGCTCGCCAAAGTGTACGGTGGCGACGTCGATTTTTACGACAACTTTCCCCCGCAGGAAGTCGCGGCGCTCGCCACGCATCCCGACCTGCGGCTCATTGAGCAACCGTCGTTCAGCTACAACTTTCTGCAGTTCAATCTCATGGACGGCGCGAGTGGCCGGCCCCATCCGGTCTTGGGCGACCGCGCCACGCGCCGCGCACTGGCCATGGCGCTCGATCGACGTGCGATGGCGCAGAACGTCTTCGGTGCCGTCGGCGTTGCGGCCATTGCGCCGGTGTCCCGCGCGCAGTGGAGCTTCGACAGCACGGTCACACGCATCCCCTTTGACGTCGCTGCTGCCGCGCGCACGCTCGACTCGCTCGGTTGGACTCTCGGCGCTGACAGTGTTCGACACCGAGGGTCGCACACATTGTCCTTTGCGCTCCTCGTGCCGTCGGTGAGCAAGTCGCGCGGCAGTTATGCGGTGCTCATTCAGGAACAGCTCCGTCGCGTGGGCGCCAAGGTAGACGTGCAATCGGTGGAGCCCGGCGCCTTTCAGGCGCAAATGGGGAGCCATCAGTTCGATGCGCTCATCGGAGGATGGGGCGTGACGCCGAGCCCGACGGGAATCGCGCAAACGTGGACGGGCGCACCGCGCTCGGGATCGTTCAACAACGCGGGGCGATACAGCAATCCGCGCTTCACCGCGTCCGTCGACTCCGCGATTACCGCGACCAGCATGGTCTCCGCTAAAGCGCACTATCGTGCGGCCTATGAGACCATCATCGCCGACGCGCCAGCCGTGTGGCTGTACGAAGCGCCGAATCTGCTGGTGGCGAGCGCCAATCTCGTCACGGGCCCGATGCGCGCCGATGCCTGGTGGACCAGCGTGCCCGCGTGGCATTTGCGTGCGGCGGCCAAGGCGCGAGCGACGGCCGCCACCAAGGCGCCGTAA